The Papaver somniferum cultivar HN1 unplaced genomic scaffold, ASM357369v1 unplaced-scaffold_107, whole genome shotgun sequence genome includes a region encoding these proteins:
- the LOC113327844 gene encoding L-gulonolactone oxidase 2-like — MSSYLGKSKSVSQFLSFVLTCHLFLLIGMIHSSPPENPIQCSSPSNSNCTVTNSMGEFSDRTICRVSNAIYPRTEQEVVEAVAMASKNNIKVKVATRYSHSLTKLVCPDESPDGNLIISTMYLNRTLSIDNSTRIMIVEPGVLLRDVMSEAAKFGLALPASPYWWGLTIGGMISTGAHGSTLWGNGSYVHDYVIGLQIVTPASPDEGYAKVRVLDINHPDIKAAKLSLGVLGVISQITLKLQPLFKRSITVVRENDSDLATRATTFGKEYEFADITWYPYQRRALYRLDGRVSSNISGNGLNDFTGFRSTLTLGLAVVRSSEETQEATGDANGKCISARVTTFALRISGFGFSNDGNLFTGYPIVGFQNRLQASGSCIDGSPDALITSCPWDPRIKGQFYHQTTVNLPLSKVKNFIEDVQTLRDLVPEAFCGLELSSGIWMRYIKGSNVYLGTDEDSMDFDFTYYRSKNGSTPRLFEDILEEIEQIAVFKYGGIPHWGKNRNVGFIGAINKYKHADEFLKVKESYDPSGVFSSKWTNQILGLDQSGVTIVKDGCALEGLCICSQDIHCAPQKGYVCRPGRLYTSARVCTDINRVFTDITPVLLEEEDLGFSDM; from the exons ATGTCAAGCTACTTGGGAAAATCGAAAAGTGTTTCTCAGTTTCTTAGCTTTGTTTTAACATGTCATTTATTTTTACTAATTGGAATGATTCATTCTTCCCCACCAGAAAATCCCATACAATGTTCTTCACCGAGTAATAGTAACTGCACGGTTACGAATTCTATGGGTGAATTTTCAGACAGAACAATATGTAGAGTATCAAATGCTATTTACCCAAGGACGGAACAAGAAGTTGTTGAAGCGGTAGCTATGGCTTCCAAGAACAATATCAAGGTGAAAGTTGCAACTAGGTATTCTCACAGTCTAACCAAGTTGGTTTGCCCCGACGAGAGTCCGGACGGTAACTTAATCATAAGCACTATGTACCTCAACCGTACATTAAGTATTGATAACTCCACGAGGATCATGATAGTTGAACCCGGTGTGTTACTGCGAGATGTGATGTCGGAAGCGGCGAAATTTGGATTGGCACTTCCGGCTAGTCCTTATTGGTGGGGATTAACCATTGGCGGTATGATTTCTACAGGTGCCCATGGAAGTACTTTGTGGGGTAATGGAAGTTATGTTCATGACTATGTTATCGGGCTTCAGATTGTCACACCGGCTAGCCCTGACGAAGGTTATGCCAAAGTGAGAGTTCTTGATATTAATCACCCTGACATTAAAGCGGCCAAGTTATCACTTGGAGTTCTTGGTGTTATTTCACAG attaCTCTCAAACTCCAGCCACTTTTCAAACGTTCCATAACCGTTGTTAGAGAAAATGACTCAGATTTAGCGACTCGGGCAACTACCTTTGGTAAAGAGTATGAGTTTGCAGACATAACTTGGTATCCTTACCAACGTAGAGCACTTTATCGGCTTGATGGCAGAGTGTCGTCGAATATATCCGGAAATGGTCTAAATGACTTTACAGGTTTTCGTTCTACATTGACATTAGGTTTGGCAGTCGTAAGATCTTCAG AGGAGACTCAAGAAGCAACAGGTGATGCGAATGGAAAATGCATCAGCGCAAGGGTAACCACATTTGCATTAAGGATTAGCGGATTCGGGTTCTCGAATGATGGTAATTTGTTTACTGGTTACCCGATAGTAGGATTTCAAAATCGCTTACAAGCCTCGGGAAGCTGTATAGATGGCTCTCCGGATGCTCTAATCACATCTTGTCCATGGGATCCAAGAATTAAAGGCCAATTTTATCACCAAACTACTGTGAACCTGCCATTATCAAAAGTCAAGAACTTCATCGAGGACGTGCAAACACTACGAGATTTAGTACCCGAAGCTTTTTGTGGCTTAGAGCTTTCGAGTGGAATCTGGATGAGGTACATAAAAGGATCAAATGTTTACTTAGGCACAGACGAAGACTCCATGGATTTCGATTTCACTTATTATAGAAGTAAAAACGGTTCAACGCCTAGACTTTTCGAAGACATATTGGAAGAAATAGAACAGATTGCAGTATTCAAGTATGGAGGAATACCGCATTGGGGTAAAAATCGCAACGTTGGGTTTATTGGCGCAATCAATAAGTATAAGCACGCCGACGAGTTTTTGAAAGTGAAAGAGAGTTATGATCCTTCTGGAGTGTTTTCAAGTAAATGGACTAATCAAATCCTTGGTTTAGATCAAAGTGGTGTGACCATTGTAAAGGATGGTTGTGCCCTGGAAGGACTTTGTATCTGCTCTCAAGATATTCACTGTGCACCGCAGAAGGGGTACGTTTGTCGACCGGGTCGGCTTTATACGAGTGCTAGAGTTTGTACAGATATAAACAGAGTTTTTACGGACATAACTCCAGTACTACTTGAAGAGGAGGACCTTGGATTTTCAGACATGTAA
- the LOC113328373 gene encoding UPF0481 protein At3g47200-like, with the protein MEEEKISLLMKNWAIDIDVLNRDSQKARWNKPSIYKLPAPTTGGSSFHHNDNNKKSAAYLPYTVSFGPYHHHKGDHLKKMDPHKHRVLGHFLRRYNINPQKLVDSLTTTSCGRQQVDHVDEANTDPKALPILAEEEVLPVLQHLMDSYDSVDDEWLYDRDGFLKLMILDGCFMLEILQWSSVYDNHNALSSGSVTAATSLAGSIDDYFYADNDPIFSRHGKLYVMSHIRRDMLMLENQLPMLLLKTLLGAVLPTQQKEDIEEHLNTIASNFCRGNSSYRNQNTGSCLHVLDLYRKSLLSILPEDLREGSALKNKNSGDHYCWGRSKAKGPTILFSGQTASADQKNSTAGSDGTGEDIIRSAMNLHDSGIKFEKSTDNLTDIWFEGHVLKLPVMVIDDITESTLLNLMAFERFHVGAGNGITSYVCFMDNIIDSSDDVKILRSAGVLHNAIGSDKAVAKLFNEMTKDVTPDPESRLEKVVQKQLDEYCRSQWHEWRANLCHTYFKSPWALLSLLAAVFLLALTICQTFYTIYPYYKPSGK; encoded by the exons ATGGAAGAAGAGAAGATATCACTGTTGATGAAAAATTGGGCGATCGATATTGATGTTTTGAATAGAGATTCCCAGAAGGCGCGATGGAATAAGCCTTCTATTTACAAGTTGCCGGCACCTACCACAGGTGGTAGCAGTTTCCACCATAACGATAACAATAAGAAGTCCGCTGCTTACCTTCCTTACACTGTCTCCTTTGGTCCTTACCATCACCACAAGGGTGACCATCTGAAGAAGATGGATCCCCATAAGCACCGCGTCCTCGGTCATTTCCTAAGAAGATACAACATAAATCCCCAAAAACTTGTCGACTCACTCACCACCACCAGCTGCGGACGGCAACAGGTAGATCATGTTGACGAGGCCAATACTGATCCAAAAGCGTTACCTATACTTGCTGAGGAGGAGGTATTACCTGTACTGCAGCATCTCATGGATTCTTATGACTCCGTGGATGATGAGTGGCTCTATGATCGAGATGGGTTCTTGAAGCTCATGATACTTGATGGGTGTTTCATGCTTGAAATTTTACAGTGGTCGTCCGTATATGACAATCACAACGCATTATCATCTGGATCAGTTACAGCAGCTACATCCTTGGCCGGCTCAATTGATGACTACTTCTATGCTGACAACGACCCTATATTCAGTCGTCATGGCAAGTTATATGTCATGTCTCACATAAGGAGGGACATGTTGATGCTCGAAAACCAACTCCCTATGCTTCTTCTTAAGACTTTGCTCGGTGCCGTTCTACCCACTCAACAGAAG GAGGATATCGAAGAGCATTTGAACACGATTGCATCCAACTTCTGTAGAGGCAATTCAAGTTATAGAAATCAAAATACGGGTTCATGTTTGCACGTATTAGACCTCTACAGGAAGAGTCTGTTATCTATTTTGCCAGAAGACCTACGGGAAGGCTCCGCCCTTAAAAATAAGAACTCCGGTGATCATTACTGTTGGGGTCGCAGTAAGGCGAAAGGTCCCACTATTCTATTTTCTGGTCAGACGGCGAGTGCTGATCAGAAGAATAGTACTGCTGGTAGCGATGGCACCGGTGAAGATATCATAAGGTCGGCAATGAATCTTCATGACTCTGGTATCAAGTTTGAGAAAAGTACGGATAACCTGACTGACATATGGTTCGAAGGTCACGTACTGAAACTCCCGGTGATGGTCATCGACGACATTACAGAATCAACGTTACTCAACCTGATGGCATTCGAGAGGTTCCACGTAGGAGCAGGGAACGGGATCACGTCATACGTGTGCTTCATGGACAATATCATTGATTCCTCGGACGATGTTAAAATTTTGAGGTCCGCTGGGGTTTTGCACAATGCGATAGGGAGTGACAAGGCAGTGGCGAAGTTGTTTAACGAGATGACCAAGGACGTAACACCTGACCCTGAAAGCAGGCTAGAGAAAGTAGTGCAGAAGCAGTTGGATGAATACTGCAGGAGCCAGTGGCACGAGTGGCGTGCTAATCTTTGCCACACCTACTTCAAGAGCCCATGGGCTCTTCTCTCACTCTTGGCTGCAGTATTTCTCTTGGCTCTCACCATATGTCAGACATTCTATACCATTTATCCATACTACAAGCCCAGTGGAAAATAG